In Nyctibius grandis isolate bNycGra1 chromosome 8, bNycGra1.pri, whole genome shotgun sequence, a single window of DNA contains:
- the AKR1A1 gene encoding aldo-keto reductase family 1 member A1 — MSAACNFVSLCTGQKMPLIGLGTWKSERGQVKEAVIYALSVGYRHIDCAAAYSNEAEIGEAFQECLGPNKVIKREDLFVTSKLWNTKHHPEDVEPALRKTLGDLKLDYLDLYLMHWPHAFERGDNLFPKNPDNTMRYDYTDYKDTWKAMEKLVEKGLVKAIGLSNFNSRQIDDVLSVATVKPAVLQVECHPYLAQNELIAHCQKRGLVVTAYSPLGSPDRMWKHPDEPVLLEEPGIKKLAEKYSKSPAQIILRWQVQRKVVAIPKSVTPARIQQNLQVFDFSLTEEEMSHIGSLNKNWRYIVPMITVNGKLVARDAGHPLYPFNDPY; from the exons ATGTCTGCAGCATGCAACTTCGTTTCACTCTGCACTGGGCAGAAGATGCCTCTCATAGGACTGGGAACTTGGAAAAGTGAACGTGGCCAA GTGAAAGAAGCAGTGATATATGCCCTAAGTGTGGGTTATCGCCACATCGATTGCGCAGCAGCTTACAGCAATGAAGCAGAGATTGGTGAGGCTTTCCAGGAATGCCTTGGGCCCAACAAG GTTATTAAAAGGGAGGACCTGTTTGTAACATCAAAGCTCTGGAATACCAAGCATCACCCAGAAGATGTAGAGCCAGCGCTGAGGAAAACACTTGGAGATTTGAAACTGGATTACCTGGACCTGTACCTCATGCATTGGCCTCATGCCTTTGA GCGAGGGGACAATCTCTTCCCAAAGAATCCTGATAACACGATGCGTTATGATTACACTGATTACAAGGATACCTGGAAGGCTATGGAGAAGCTGGTAGAAAAAGGTCTTGTGAAAGCCATTGGGCTGTCAAACTTCAACAGCCGTCAGATTGATGATGTACTAAGTGTGGCTACTGTCAAACCAGCTGTGCTCCAG GTAGAATGCCATCCTTACCTAGCTCAGAATGAGCTGATAGCTCACTGCCAGAAACGAGGACTGGTTGTCACTGCCTACAGTCCCCTTGGTTCTCCAGATCGCATGTGGAAACACCCAGATGAGCCTGTGCTTCTAGAAGAGCCTGGGATAAAaaaactggcagaaaaatacagcaagtcACCTGCACAGATCATCCTCAG ATGGCAAGTGCAGCGTAAAGTGGTTGCCATTCCCAAGAGCGTCACTCCTGCTCGCATTCAGCAGAATCTCCAG GTGTTTGATTTCAGCCTCACAGAAGAGGAGATGAGCCACATTGGAAGCCTGAATAAAAACTGGCGTTACATTGTGCCAATGATTACG GTGAATGGAAAGCTAGTAGCAAGAGATGCTGGACACCCCCTTTACCCCTTCAATGACCCCTATTAA
- the NASP gene encoding nuclear autoantigenic sperm protein produces the protein MQSSAVAGLPFVEPAPASPTRMEEELAAPSTSTDKTDSMDMDVDGESKKLLGLGQKHLVMGNIPAAVNAFQEAARLLGKKYGETADECAEAFFYYGKSLLELARMENGVLGNALEGVQVDEEGEKAGDDSALPTADEEAREELREQVYNAMGEKEEAKKSTEESPVLFEKEIKEEDVEIKEVAEEKPTEEAIADKDVKLEEAEEKMEASVEKEVTSEEQKQQVAVEKEAMKEEAAVEEKAVEKEQKKVPKYKVAEATEERMTEVSDKEAKAAVEEAEAGEAPVEEMGEVGEQTAEATEKEPSVEKGEAVEGQAEAALEEKVVAQVTSELQAAVTVEQKEAAEGEAEAAEQKKVEEKQEPVETATEEKPDESKETEYSKEPVPTEGKEPSNDMEEKAEVAAKVEKEEKKDDLMEEGEGAKVEKEEKDDLMEEGEETEESEDEDKENDKAEDDKENELTVEDKSLQESEEDEIGNLELAWEMLELAKVIYKRQETKEAQLHAAQAHLKLGEVSIESENYTQAIEEFQACLALQQKYLEAHDRLLAESHYQLALAYHYNSQFDEAVLQFGKSIEVIDKRMAMLTERIKKAESGSPEDEKEIEELKGLLPEIKEKIEDAKESQKSARVAELALKATLVGTTSGFAQSEDSGSVSTIPVRKAGDGASQCVTDISHLVRKKRKPEEETQQGDNEAKKSKQELAVNGGGDPLPSGNEVAEKMEEETEKRPQAESGAAVESTV, from the exons ATGCAATCTTCGGCCGTCGCCGGTCTCCCCTTCGTTGAGCCCGCGCCGGCCTCCCCGACTAG GATGGAAGAGGAATTGGCAGCTCCTTCCACATCCACAGACAAGACAGACAG TATGGATATGGATGTGGATGGAGAATCGAAGAAACTGTTGGGTTTAGGACAGAAGCACTTGGTAATGGGAAATATTCCGGCTGCTGTTAATGCCTTCCAGGAAGCTGCGAGGTTACT AGGTAAAAAGTATGGTGAGACAGCGGATGAGTGtgcagaagcttttttttacTATGGAAAATCTCTCCTGGAGCTGGCAAG AATGGAAAACGGTGTGCTGGGAAACGCATTAGAAGGGGTGCAGGTTGAcgaggaaggagagaaagctgGAGATGATTCTGCATTACCAACTGCTGATG AAGAAGCAAGGGAGGAGTTGAGAGAACAGGTATATAACGccatgggggaaaaagaagaggccAAAAAGTCTACAGAAGAGTCTCCAGTACTATTTGAGAAGGAAATCAAAGAGGAGGATGTTGAAATAAAAGAGgttgcagaagaaaaaccaaCAGAAGAAGCAATTGCTGACAAGGATGTAAAGCTTGAAGAGGCTGAAGAGAAGATGGAGGCTTCTgtggaaaaagaagtaacttcagaagagcagaagcagcaggtagCTGTGGAAAAGGAGGCTATGAAAGAGGAGGCAGCTGTGGAAGAGAAGGCAGTggaaaaagagcagaagaagGTGCCCAAATACAAGGTAGCAGAGGCAACTGAGGAGAGAATGACAGAAGTGTCGGACAAGGAGGCAAAGGCAGCTGTGGAAGAGGCTGAAGCTGGGGAAGCGCCTGTGGAAGAGATGGGAGAGGTAGGAGAGCAGACAGCAGAAGCAACAGAGAAAGAGCCATCTGTGGAAAAGGGAGAGGCTGTAGaagggcaggcagaggcagccctGGAAGAGAAGGTAGTAGCACAAGTGACGTCAGAACTGCAGGCAGCAGTCACTGTGGAGCagaaagaagctgcagaaggggaagcagaggcagctgaaCAGAAGAAAGTGGAGGAGAAACAAGAGCCAGTAGAGACAGCTACAGAAGAGAAACCAGATGAATCTAAAGAGACAGAGTACTCAAAGGAACCTGTGCCCACAGAGGGCAAAGAGCCATCTAATGACATggaagagaaggctgaagtaGCTGCTAAGgtagagaaagaggaaaagaaagatgaccTGATGGAAGAGGGTGAAGGTGCTAAggtagaaaaagaagagaaagatgacctgatggaagagggagaag AAACAGAAGAATCTGAAGATGAAGATAAAGAAAATGATAAAGCTGAAGATGATAAAGAGAATGAATTGACAGTGGAAGACAAG TCTTTACAGGAAAGTGAGGAGGATGAAATTGGAAATCTTGAGCTAGCCTGGGAGATGCTGGAGTTAGCAAAAGTCATCTACAAGAG acaagaaacaaaagaagctCAGCTCCATGCAGCTCAAGCTCATCTAAAGCTAGGAGAAGTTAGCATTGAATCTG AAAACTACACACAGGCTATAGAGGAGTTTCAGGCCTGCCTGGCCCTGCAGCAAAAGTACCTGGAGGCTCACGACCGCCTGCTGGCTGAGAGCCACTACCAGCTGGCGCTGGCCTACCACTACAACAGCCAGTTCGATGAGGCGGTCCTGCAGTTCGGTAAATCCATAGAAGTCATTGACAAGAGAATGG CAATGCTTACTGAGCGAATAAAGAAGGCAGAAAGTGGGTCCCCTGAAGACGAGAAGGAGATTGAAGAGCTGAAGGGACTGCTtcctgaaattaaagaaaagataGAAGATGCAAAGGAGTCTCAAAAGAGTGCAAGAGTGGCTGAGCTGGCACTGAAAGCAACTCTG GTTGGGACTACATCTGGCTTTGCACAAAGTGAAGACAGTGGTTCTGTTTCCACA ATTCCAGTAAGGAAAGCAGGTGATGGTGCATCTCAGTGTGTTACAGACATCTCTCACCTAGTCAGGAAAAAG AGGAaaccagaggaggagactcaACAGGGAGACAATGAAGCTAAGAAATCTAAACAAGAACTGGCTGTCAATGGTGGTGGTGACCCCCTGCCCAGTGGAAATGAGGTTgcagaaaaaatggaagaggaG acaGAGAAAAGGCCACAAGCAGAATCAGGGGCTGCAGTTGAAAGCACAGTATGA